The stretch of DNA GGATTCAACAATTTGATAGGGTTTTTTACGTAAGCGTTTCGCTTTCTCTTCTACTCTCCTAAGGCCAGTTACTGTTTCAGCCGAAATTTCTATCGCAAATGGAAACCAAATGTAGCAATCAAAGAAATTGCCCGATTCAAAAATCCAATTGGACCATTTTTTCATTACTTTGTCTTGACGACCACTTATAGCATCGATTTTCAAGAGGGCTTCTTCCAAGCTTGAAAAGTAATCGATTACTAAATCGTTTAAGTCCTCAAATTCTTCCCGAGAAAAGGCCGCCATTTGAAAAACCGATATTTGGTTCCTTGTTTCTTGCAACCAGCTATGATATTTATCATATGCCGAAAAGGGGTAGCGGTTTGGCTTGGAGAGCTTTCTATAAAGCTCTAATTTGGATATGTATACTTCGCTTAAGTTATTTGGTGCATCTTCATACAGAGAATCTAAGTAGATATCCATTGTCGGAGGTAATTCATCAATTACTTCCTTAATCGTTGATATGGCTGGTTTAATATCAACACCTATTTTTGCTACTTTTGAACGCATTCGTTCCGGATTAGGACTAGCTAAATAACGGTTTTTTAAAGCGTTAAAGTCTTGGAACCCCGCTAATTGGGTTGAGTGAACAAAGCAACCATATCTAAACCAACTCATAGTTACCGGAATATCAGTTTCGGTAAAAACCTTGTAGAGAATTTTATGAACATGCCAGTGCTTAAAATTCTTCTTGAACCAATAGTTGCTATGCTTGGTTTTCATATAATTTATTATTTCAGCAAAAGCCCAACGGACGACCTCATCTTCGTCTTCAATCGTCTTTAACATTAGAAGTCTATCCTTAATTAAAAGCTAACACTTATTAATTTTTTCTTTTAATGTATTTTTGCAGTAACTTAAAGCTTGTGAATCATCGATAACTTCCAGACTAATAGACTATCAAGATTGGTTAATCTCCGAAAAAACGGACAGCAAATAGTTAAATCTACATCGGTATATACCATAGGGCTAATATGGCTAATTTCCAAGAGAAAGTCACCTTCATTTGGGACCTTGCAGACCTCCTCAGGCACGTTTACAAGAGGAATGAGTATCAAAAAGTCATTCTCCCATTTACTGTGCTGAAGAGGTTTGACTGTGTCTTAGCTGACACTAAAAGCGATGTCCTGCAAGCCTACAATAAATACAAGGACGAGTTTGAGAACTTAGAACACCTGCTTACAACCACATCTAAGCACCCGTTCTATAACTACTCAAAGTATGACTTTAAGACACTGCTTGAAGACCCAGAGCATATCGAACAAAACCTCATTCATTATCTGGACAGCTTTAGTAAAAATGTCCAAGATATTTTTGACGATTCAGGATTTAAAATAAGAGGGCACATCGCACAATTATCTAAAAATGACCTTTTGTATTTACTCGTGAAGAAATTTTCCGAGACAAAGGTTGATTTGCACCCAGATGTGGTTTCCAATCAAGAGATGGGTCTGATATTTGAAGAACTAGTCAGAAAATTCTCAGAACAATCAAACGAAGAAGCAGGCGACCACTTCACACCAAGAGAAGTTGTAGATTTAATGACCCACCTGATGTTCGAGCCGCATAAGGACGAGTTTACAAGTGAAAACTTAGTAAAAACGGTCTATGACCCAGCATGCGGTACAGGTGGAATGCTGACTGGCGCTAAAAACTATATTCTTTCGTTGAATAAGAGCGTGGATGTTGCGCTATTTGGGCAGGAGCTTCTTGACGAAATTTACGCCATTTGTAAGGCAGATATGTTAATGAAGGGAGAGAACTCCGACAACATTAAAGGCCCTAAAAGTACATTATCGAAAGACCAATTTCCAACAATGAAGTTTGACTACATCATATCTAACCCCCCATACGGGAAGAAATGGGAGATGGACGAGCAACCCGTCCTAAAAGAAACGGAAAGAGGATTTGAAGGAAGATTCGGAGCTGGGACACCAAGAATCAACGACGGTCAATTACTTTTCCTTCAACATATGATATCAAAAATGAAGATCAATGGGGAGAAATCACGTATCGCCGCGATTACTAACGGGTCACCATTGTTCACTGGTGATGTGGGTTCCGGGGAGAGCAACATCCGGAGATGGATAATAGAAAACGATTGGCTTGAAGCAATAATTGCTCTTCCAAGTCAATTGTTTTACAATACCGGAATTAACACGTATATTTGGATTTTAACAAATCAAAAATCTGTCGAGCGAACTGGAAAAATTCAACTTATCGACGCTACCTCATTTTTCAAAAGAATGAGACGAAACCTTGGCAATAAAAGAAATGAAGTGGGTGAAGATGATATCAATAGAATAATTTCTCTTTACACCGATTTTATTGATGGTAAAAATAGCAAAATACTGGATAATCAAGAATTTGGCTATACACGGGTCGTAGTTGAGAGACCTATGCGACTTAACTACTGTATATCAGAAGAACGATTAGAAAACCTTTATTCAATCCAAACTTTTTCAAAGCTTGCTGAAAGTAACAGTAAAAGTGCTCAGCAAAAACTTGAAGAGGAAACGAGCGGTAAGGAACACCAGAAAGCGATAATTGCTGCACTGAGAAAAATAGGTACAAATACTTACAAAACCTGGGGACTGTTTGAGGAAAAAGTGAAAGCAGTTCTCAAGGAATTTGACTTAAACTCTCATTTAATTACTGCAATTATAATTGCCCTATCAGAGCACGATGATACCGCTGAATATGTGCTTGTCAAAGGTAAAAGACAGCCTGACTCTAACTTACGCGACCAAGAAAAGGTTCCGTTAAAGCAAAGCATAGAAGCATATTTCGAAAAAGAAGTCAAACCTTACTATCCTGATGCTTGGATGGATACAGCGAGAAATGAGATCGGCTATGAGATTAATTTTGCTAAATATTTCTATAAATACAATGCCCCGAGAGCACTGGACGAAATAGATAAAGAAATCAAGCAAATTATTGCTGATATACAAGAGCATTTGAATGAAGAGTTTTAGGACAGGGGCTGGCGATGAAACTAAATCCTTATCCCAACTACAAGAAATCTGGTATAGAATGGTTTGATGTGATACCTCAAGAATGGCATGTGAAAAGGCTGAAGCATATTTCAAACGTCAGGATTAGCAATGTTGACAAAAAAATTAGAGATAATGAGCCTGAGGTACTACTGTGCAATTATAACGACGTGTATAAGCATGAACATATTACCTCAAAACTGAAATTCATGAAAGCAACGGCATCTCTGGGACAGATTAACAAGCTTCGACTGCGAAAAGATGACGTTATAATCACAAAAGATTCCGAAGAGCCTGATGATATTGCAGTCCCAGCATTGGTTACAGAAGATTTACGAGAAGTTGTATGCGGGTACCATTTGGCGCTGGTTAGGCCTGACCAAAAGCAAATCACAGGGGATTACTTGTTTAGGTCGTTTCAGAGTAAAAAAATTAACGATCAGTTTACAATTGAGGCCAACGGGGTAACACGTTTCGGAATAAGCACTTATCCGATTCTAAACGCCTTTTTTCTGGTACCCTCTAAGGATGAGCAGCGCAATATCATGAGGTTTCTTGATTTACAAACAACAAAAATTGACGACAACATCGCTAGAGATGCTCGGCTTATCTCGCTTCTAAATGAGAAAAGGATCGCTGTAATAAACCACATAGTAACAAGTGGGCTTGACCCCCAAGCAAGGCTAATCGATTCAGGAGTGGTATGGATTGGAAGTATACCTGAAAATTGGAAAGTAGTTAAAGCAAAATTACTGTTTTCGGAGATTAACAGTAGGTCTATCGATGGTCATGAGGAATTGTTA from Candidatus Bathyarchaeota archaeon encodes:
- a CDS encoding type I restriction-modification system subunit M gives rise to the protein MANFQEKVTFIWDLADLLRHVYKRNEYQKVILPFTVLKRFDCVLADTKSDVLQAYNKYKDEFENLEHLLTTTSKHPFYNYSKYDFKTLLEDPEHIEQNLIHYLDSFSKNVQDIFDDSGFKIRGHIAQLSKNDLLYLLVKKFSETKVDLHPDVVSNQEMGLIFEELVRKFSEQSNEEAGDHFTPREVVDLMTHLMFEPHKDEFTSENLVKTVYDPACGTGGMLTGAKNYILSLNKSVDVALFGQELLDEIYAICKADMLMKGENSDNIKGPKSTLSKDQFPTMKFDYIISNPPYGKKWEMDEQPVLKETERGFEGRFGAGTPRINDGQLLFLQHMISKMKINGEKSRIAAITNGSPLFTGDVGSGESNIRRWIIENDWLEAIIALPSQLFYNTGINTYIWILTNQKSVERTGKIQLIDATSFFKRMRRNLGNKRNEVGEDDINRIISLYTDFIDGKNSKILDNQEFGYTRVVVERPMRLNYCISEERLENLYSIQTFSKLAESNSKSAQQKLEEETSGKEHQKAIIAALRKIGTNTYKTWGLFEEKVKAVLKEFDLNSHLITAIIIALSEHDDTAEYVLVKGKRQPDSNLRDQEKVPLKQSIEAYFEKEVKPYYPDAWMDTARNEIGYEINFAKYFYKYNAPRALDEIDKEIKQIIADIQEHLNEEF
- a CDS encoding restriction endonuclease subunit S, with the protein product MKLNPYPNYKKSGIEWFDVIPQEWHVKRLKHISNVRISNVDKKIRDNEPEVLLCNYNDVYKHEHITSKLKFMKATASLGQINKLRLRKDDVIITKDSEEPDDIAVPALVTEDLREVVCGYHLALVRPDQKQITGDYLFRSFQSKKINDQFTIEANGVTRFGISTYPILNAFFLVPSKDEQRNIMRFLDLQTTKIDDNIARDARLISLLNEKRIAVINHIVTSGLDPQARLIDSGVVWIGSIPENWKVVKAKLLFSEINSRSIDGHEELLTVSHITGVTRRSEKKVTMFLAESFENYKKCKKDDLVINTMWAWMGAMGIAKEKGIVSPAYNVYRMKNDSLLPAYCDLLVRTPKFISIVKANSKGIWDSRLRLYPEYFFEIYLPIPPREEQVEIAKKIRQISDHYNLIVDKLNKAIALLNEYRESLLDDVVTGKVNVQGATA